The Spiroplasma citri genome has a segment encoding these proteins:
- a CDS encoding Panacea domain-containing protein, with protein sequence MKCKGIKIEDFLYLLLDENYKIQKKLEINNEEIFGMTNLQIQKLMYFIEGLFMAKFNKKIIKEKYKAWTYGPVLEELYFLLRKNGKSYIEKDNLENFNEIKIHEIEKKFTNEELEFIERVFIYFSKYSAFELVSLSHIEGPWKETKNNEEINNDKMLYYFQEKLNQIEQLI encoded by the coding sequence ATGAAATGCAAAGGAATTAAAATTGAAGATTTTTTATATTTACTATTAGATGAAAACTATAAAATTCAAAAAAAATTAGAAATTAATAATGAAGAAATTTTTGGAATGACAAATTTGCAAATACAAAAATTAATGTATTTTATAGAAGGTTTATTTATGGCTAAATTTAATAAAAAAATAATAAAAGAAAAATATAAAGCATGAACATATGGCCCAGTTTTAGAAGAATTGTATTTTTTACTAAGAAAAAATGGAAAATCATACATAGAAAAAGATAATCTTGAAAATTTTAACGAAATAAAAATACACGAAATTGAAAAAAAATTTACCAATGAAGAATTAGAATTTATTGAAAGAGTTTTTATATATTTTAGTAAATATAGTGCTTTTGAATTAGTTTCTTTATCACATATAGAAGGTCCATGAAAAGAAACAAAAAATAATGAAGAAATTAATAATGATAAAATGTTATATTATTTTCAAGAAAAATTAAACCAAATTGAACAATTAATTTAA